The genome window AGATCCAAGCTGCCATCGGGTTGCAAGCGCGAAAGCCAACCGAACGAAGTGTCATCGTAGAGCACGTAGTAGCTGCCATCGGGCCGCACCACGGGCCTGACGCTGGTGAAATAGAAGCTGGTCTGCGGCAGTGTCACCAGTGCCGCGCCATTGGTCCCGAAGCCGCCGAAGGGCTGTCCCGAGGCGTCAACGGCGTAAGAGAAGAGCTTGACCTCGCCGTTGATGTACTCGGTGCCGATGCACAGCAGCCCGCCATTCGGCAGCATCGCGATTCCGCTTACGGACACGCCATCCCAACCGAACAGCACCTGCCCATCGGTGCCGAAGCTCAGGTCGCGCTGCCCATCGGCGCTAAGCATCACAATGGCGCAATGCTCCGGGGTCGGATTGCTGATGTCGCCCATGTTGATCAGCACAGCGGTGCGGTCATCGGGGAGCACGATCATGTCCGCGCACTGCTGGATCCCGTTAGTGGTGCCCGTGACGCCCGCGTTCGTGTTCCAGAACGCATCGGTGCTTCCATCCGCCAGCACGAGCGTAGCCACGGGCCATGAGCTGTTGCCAACGATGTTGGACCCGGCTACCACCGCAGTGCCGTCGCTGCGCACGCCCACGGCGATGGGCCTGTTCATGATGGGATCAGCCGCGCCGCTGTAGCCGAAGCCAAGATCCGGCGCACCGTTCGGCTGGAAGCGCGCCATCATCGGTCCTGCTTGGTAGCCCGGACCCACGGTCCAGATGTACCCATCGCTGGCCACGGCCAATCCGGTCACGTTCTCATTCCCTCCGTTGCCGTTGCATACCATGCGCCCGTTCCTGCCCCACGCGGTGACCGCATCGCCACCGAGGTCGTAGCGCTCGATCGCCACATCATCCGAGAAGGGCTCTGCGTTGACCATGAATCCGAACACATCGACTCCATCGCCTTCGCTGTATGTGAATTCCAGGGTCTCGCCCAAGCTAAGGTCCACCTCGCCGAACGACGGATCCAATTGATCATTGGCATCAACGCGCCGAAGCTTCGAATTGAAGAAGTACCAGGATCCATCTGGAGCCGCTTCAATGTGCAGGGCCCCGAAGGGCCAAGTGTTATTGAAGGTGAAGTCGGCATCGAGGGCAGTGCCATCCTCGAGCAATCGTCGGATGCCCGTGTCCTTGCCGAGCAACACCATTCCGTTGGGCAGCTCGGCCAAATCATTGATCCAGGGGAACGCCGACACGAAAGGCTCAGCGGACCACCCATTCGTGCCAAAGGAGGTATCGAGCGTTCCGTTAGCATTTAGGCGCGCCAGGCCAGTGCCCCCGACGAGCATCTTGCCGCTGGCCAAGAACTCCACGATTCGGAACGAGTCGGTCACCGACGCAACGAACGAACCTCCTGTGCCGAAAGAGGTGTCCAACGCACCGCTTGCCAACAAGCGGCGCACCGTGGCATTGCCGCCGCTGCTGCCCAAGAGCAGGATCCCATCATCGGGCTGCACGGCGATGGTGTTGATGTCGATGCCCACAACAGCCTGCGCGCCATTGGGGCCGAATGAAGGATCGGGGTAGCCGGTGGGCAGCACCCGCACGAGCTGCGTGAGGCCGCTGTTCTGATCGTAAAGTATCATGATCACCCTGCCGTCGCTCTGCATGGCAGCAGCAATCAGAAGCCTGTACCAGAGGCCGTTCCAGATGAGTTGCTCGAATTCGGTTTCACCATGTCGGCCGTAGCCGAGATCGCGCTGGCCGCTGGGATCAAGCAACGCGGTGAAGGGCCCTGTGATCTGGTTGGATGCATCGATGTTCATCCCTACCACCACGGTGCTGCCATCATTGCGGCGGAACACCTTCACGGGGCGCGAGCTGACGTTGCCGCCGTGGTCCCATGTGGTCAGTCCGTTGTTGCCGAAGTCGGGATCGATTCCCAAGACCCACTGCCCGCTGACGAGCGTAGCGCAGGACAAGAGACCAATCAGCAGGAGCGTCCTTGTGAACGGCATGTTCTCTTGGTTCTGGTTCTACAGAGAAGCGTCCAGGCCGGCATCCAACCACATCCGGTGCTCTTTGATCAGCGCGATCAGCTCATCCACGGCTTGTGCGCTGGGCACGTTGCGCTTCATCACTTCCTTATCGCGGTACAGGGTAATAACGCCATTTCCGGTCCCTACGCACCCGAAGTCGGCATCAGCCATCTCGCCGGGGCCGTTAACGATGCTGCCCATGATGCCGATCTTCACGCCTTTCAAGTGGCTGGTGCGCGCGCGGGTCTTCGCCGTGGTCTCTTGCAGGTCGAAGAGCGTGCGGCCGCAGCTCGGGCAGCTGATGTACTCGGTCTTGCTGGTGCGCGTGGCTTGCAGGATGCCGAAGGCTGTGCGGCGAACAAGGTCTTCTCGTCCGCCCTTCTCATCAGCGATGAAGATGCCGTCAACGAGGCCATCGATCAGCAGCGGATCGATATCCGTGCTGCACTCGAGCACGAGCGCGTCGTTGCTGATATCGCCATAAGCGCGCTCGACGATCACCGGCGCCGGGCACTCCTGCACCATCAACCCGAAGAAGAGCCGGCGCTGCTCGGCCATTCCATGCGCGTTGTAGGTGTCGTTGGGGAGCACCACGTGCGTGGTCTCTGAGTAGCTATCGGAGATGGGGCGTGATGCGCGGTTCATGTGCGGTGCTCGCCTTCGCGGTCGTGCGGTCCGGCGATGGCGCGCGAAGGTAGGCGGACTGGTACGCGTACTTTTCGCTCATGCCCGAACAAGCCCCCGTCCTGCTGCCCTTGCTCAAGCTGTTGCACCTGCTCGCGCTGATCGCCTGGTTCGCGGCGGCCTTCCATCTCGCGCGCTTGTACAATACGCACCGCGCGGCCTTGAAGCTCTGGGAGCCGGAGCGCGGATTGCTCCATGCACGGTTCACGCTCCTGGAGCGCCGCGTGCTGTATGGCCTGGCTTGGCCCGCGTTGATCCTGTTGGTCGTATTCGGAGTCTGGCAACTGGTGCAGATGCCGGCGCTGCTCAAATCGCCCTTCATGCACCTGAAGCTGGGCCTGGTGGCGCTGCTGGTGGTGTACCAGTTGCTCATCCATCGCGTGCAGGTGCGCCTGCAAAGCGCATCGCTCAACTGGTCAGGACCGGGACTGTGGTTGTTCGGGCAGGGCGCGTGGGCATTGCTGGTGGCATTGCTGGCCACCATGGTGTTCCGCGATCGGCTCAGCTGGACCTGGGGCGCTTTGGGCCTGCTGGTGCTGGGCGCCGTGATCGGCTATGCGGTGATGAAGATGCGCGGCTCCGCTTCAACGGAGCAGGCATCCGGCGCGAAGGATCAGGGCAGCTTGTAGAAGAGCACGCGGCCATCGTCCGTGCCCACCAGCAGCCACTCTTGCCAGCGCAGGAGCGGCGCGCGGTGGTGCTGGTCCTTGTTCTCTGGGAAGTTCAGCGTCTGAATGGATCTGCCCTCGGCATCGATCACGTCCACTGCGCCATTCTTCCCGGCGCGGAACACGTGAGCGCCATCCTTCAACTCACTCTGCTGGTAGAAGCGGTCGAAGGTGGAATTGCCCATGTCGAGACCCATGGCTTTCACGGCGCGCGGGTCGGGCACCCAGCGATGCTGCTGCAACGAGGGCTGCGGCTTGCCGTCCTTCATGCTGTACACCACGCGCTTGCCGCTATGCCCGATGAGCACGGCGTATTCGCCATTCTCATTGAACGCGCAGTAGTAGGCCGCCATGCTTCCGTCCTCGTTGTACGGGAGCGTGAGCAGCTTCTTGCCGCTCTCCAGGTCGATCAATTCGGCGCCCTTGTTCAGCCCCACAAGGATGCGGTCGCCTTTGGGCGCCATAGCGATGCAAAGCACCTCGGCCTTCGTTGCACGGATGGTCCGCTCGGCCGCTGCGGGCAGCACTTGCGCGAAGAGCGGAGTGATGGAGGCCAGGAAGAGGGCGAGCAGGGAGCGGCGCATCAGCATGGGTTCAGGCGATCAGGTGCCGCTGCGTCTCGAGCCAGGCCAGCGCGCTCTCGCGGTCGGGGAACATCTGGATGGGGCGGCCGGGCTTGTGATGGCGCACGAAGACGTTCGCAGCGAGCTGGTGGCCGAAGTCGCGCACGATGATCGCGTCGGCGGCGATGTGCTCGTTCGACTCGGCGGATTGCGCGGCATAGCCGCGCGCCTCGTTGCTCATCGTGGTGTTCTGGCCCACGGACACCATCAGCAAGGTCTTGCGCCCTTTGCGCTCGGCGGCGATCGCGGCGAACATGGCCTTCACATCCTCCACGCTCACCAGATGGTCATCCTTGAAGTGCGTGTGCACGATCTCCGCATCGATGAAAGTCACCGTGCAGGAGGGCAATTCAATGGCGTGCATGGTCATCCGCGGCTCAGGGGGTGCGAAGCTAAAGCGATGGGAGGCGGCGTGCGGCGCTGATCAACGGACCAGCAGCCAGGCCGAGCGGCCCTCGTTGGTGCGCACTGCTTTGAGCATGGCCATTGCCTCGTCGCGAGAAGCGTAACTGCCAATGGCTACCGGATGCAATTGACCGCGTTGGCGCAGCCGGCGAGCCGGGAAACCCTTGGAGAGGAGCTCGCTCAAGAGCTTATCCGCGTTTTCTGGCTGGGCGAAGCAGCCGCCGACCACATGGTAGCGCAATGCCGAATCGTCCGTGGTCGTGGGCTTAAGGGCCACGTGCGTGGTGTCGGCGGCGGCTAAGGCGGCAACTGGCCGCCCCCAATCCACCTTCATGCGCACATCCGATTCTTCATCGAGGACCACTTCGCGAACGCCCGCGCCAGCGGTATCAAGCGTGAAGGGCGCGAGCGCATTCACAGGTGCGAAACCTGCTTGCGCTGGTGCCGTGTACGAAGGTTCGGGGCCACTCTTCCACGGCGCCCAGCCGCTCCACTGGGCCTGTCCATCGGGCCCATTGCTGACCACCCAGAATGCTGCTGCGCCGATCAGCAGGATGCCTGCGCTGGCGGCAGCCCATGCCAGGTAGGGGCGTTTGCGATCCTCGATCTCCTCAGGAGCGGGCTGCGGCTTCGTGATCGGCAGGGCGGCTGGCTTGGTGCGCACCGGCTCCACGGCCACAGCGGCCAAAGGCCGAAGCCCATAGGCATCGCGGAGGTAGTTGGTGCGCCGGTCGGGGTCGAATTGCAGGTTGTGCTCGGCGTCGCGGTAGAAGATGCCGATGCTGGGCAGCTCCAAACGGCCGCTGCGGTCGAGCGCTAGCCGCCACTCAGCCACTTCGGCGTCAATGCGCGCGGTGGCCTTGTCGAAAGCGAGGCCCTCGCGCTTGGCCAAGCGGTCGGCCAGCAGCCCATCATTGCGCACCAAATGCCGGTTGAAGCTCAGGTCTTTCGAAGGCGGGTGGATGAGCTTTCGCGCCTCATCGAGGCGGGCCGGGCGGTAGTGCGTGAGGAAGCCGCCCCATTGCGGCACGATCACGCAATCGTGGCAGAAGAGCAGGTCGTGCAGGTCGCGCTCGAGGCCCATAGCGCGGCCAAGGTATTGCGCCTCTTCGTTGGGTGCTGTGCTCAGCGGGTAAAGCGGCCAATGGGAAGCGACGAGCAGGGAGGTTGGGAAGCGGCAAGTAGGCGAGCCGGCAGCGGCAAGTCGATCCACTCGCCACTTGCCGACGCGCCACTCTTATCGATCGCTGTTCAATCCTTCTGGAAGTCACTGGCCCTGCGCCGCGCTTCTTCCAGATCGGCGGGGGTATCCACGCAGAACGAAGGATGCTCCGTGAGGCCGATGCGGACCCTGTAACCGTTCTCTACCCAGCGCAATTGCTCCAAGGCTTCGGCCTTCTCCAGGGATGACGGCGCGAGCTTCACCAATTGCTCGAGCACCTCGGCGCTGAATCCATAAAGGCCTACGTGCTTCAGGTATCGGAAACGTGCATGCCGGGGTCCGGGACCAGTCTCTCGAAGGAATGGGATTGTCGCCCGGCTGAAGTAAAGCGCGTCCATGTTCACGTCGGTCGTGATCAGCACTTCGCCGGGGTCATCGAGGTCGCGTTCATCGGAGACCACTTGCGCGAGCGTGGCGATCCCGCTCGGGGCCTGGCGCAGCGCCAGGCACAGCTCATCGATCTGCTGCGGAACGATGAAGGGCTCATCGCCTTGGATGTTCACCACGGCATCGTAGCGGTCCCGACCGGCGATGGTGAGCGCCTCAAAGCACCGGTCGGTGCCGCTCGGATGGTCCGATGAGGTCATCACGCATTCACCGCCCTGCGCCGCCACATGCTCGAGCACGCGCGCATCATCGGTGGCCACGATCACCCGGTCGAGTGAAGAGGAGCGCCGCGCCTGCTCCACCACGCGCATCACCATGCTGGTCCCGCCGATATCGACCAGCGGCTTGCCCGGCAGGCGCGTGCTGGCATAGCGTGCGGGGACCACGCCGAGGATGCGCATGCGTGATCTGGTGCTCACAGGGTCGCGCTCAACTGCACCTGCACCGTGCGCGGCGCCTCGATGCTCAAGGGCCGGAGCGAGTACACCTCGTTGCTGAGGTTGTTCACCACCACCGTGGCGCGCAGCTGCTTGCTCAGGTCAAGCCCTGCGCGGACGTCCACGATCCAGGTGCCCGTGCGATTGCGCTCCATCCAGCCGGTTATGCCGGTGGGGAGCTCGTCCGGTTGGGGCGGGCCGGCGTCCAGGTCAATGAAGGCCTTGTCGATGTTGCGCACATGGCTGTTATACCGCACGCTGAAGCCCGTGAACACCTTGCGGTACTGCAGCTGGATATCGCTGCGGAAGGTTTGCTGGATGCGGAACTTCAGGATGTTCCCTTCCGGATCGTAGCTGGTGTTGGAGTAGGTGGAGGCAGGGATGATCCGGATCGGATTCTCCGGTGGAATGGCGTACACCTCATCCGGCGTGGTGCTGATCGGATCGGTTGATGTCCAGCCCAGCAGAGCGGTGAGCTCTACGGCCCTGATCTTCCCTTTGCCCGCCAGCTCCAATTCGTAGCCTGTTACGCGCGCACGGCCGGTATTGACGCTCTTGAAGCCGAGTCCGAAGAACTCATCCACGGCATTCCCGAGCGTGAACGGCTTCCATTGCCCGAAGGTGAATTCCACATAGTCCTCGTAATCCTGCTGGAACCATACGGCATCCACATAGCCCATGAAGCCGCCGATCTTGAATCCTTGCTTCAGGCCCGCCTCCACGTTCCACGAGCGTTCCGGCCGCAGCTCGGGGTTCGGGAAGATCACCAGGCGCCCCACGTTCGTGCTGATGAAGCGCTCGCCGATGGTGGGGAAGCGGAAGCCCTGTCCGTAGCTGGCGCGGATGAAGGTGGCGCGCATGGCCTGGTAGGTGGCGCCGGCGCGGAACACGGGTTGCGCGGCGTCGGCATCGTTCACGATGAACTGCTCGTAGCGCACGCCGCCGCTGAGCGCGAGCTTCTCCTTGAAGAGCTTCTTGTCGACCTGCAGGTAGCCGGCCAGGTTGCGCGCCTTGTTGCGGTCGTTGCCATCGGCGTTTCCGCGATAGAGCTCGGCGGTGCTGATCACATCGCGCAGCAGCAGGCCGCCTGTGAAGTTGGTCTCGCCCAGGAGGTCCAGCTTCTGCTGCACCTGGTACTCGGCATGCCAGGTGGCGTTGCTGTTGCTCTGGCCATTGTCGTTGTCGAAGATCTGCCGGTGATGGCGGGTGCGAAGGCTGTGGCGCGTGCCGCCTTCGCCCGTGTAGGTCACGAAGGGGTCGATGTAATACTGCGTGGCCTTGGTGCGCGTGACCGTGCCGGGGAAGGGGCGGAAGAGCCCGCGGTCCGTATCGTTCCAGATGAAGACGCTGGTGCTCTTGCCCTTCTGCGCATTGCCGTTCACGCCGAAGGTGAGTCCCGGCCTGCTCTTGCTGCGCCAGCGCAGGTTGGCATTGAAGCGCGCGCGGTGGTCGTAGCCGCCGGGGCCGATGCGGTACGGGTCTGCGGCGATGGTGTCCGCGGGCAGCGGCTCTGGCCCCACATAGCCTTGGTCCGAAACGCCATTCCCCCGATCACCAGGTCGAGCTGCCCGAATTGCTGGCTATGGTAGAAGCTGGCGCCGCTGATGCCCGGATTGTTCTGGTCCCACCATTTGGCGGGTGCATGCCCCGGGGTGTCGTACACCCCGCTGAAGAGCGTGGCGCGCGTGCGCGGTTCGGCTCGCGGGTAGGCCGTGCGCACATTGATCACGCCGCTGAGCGCTGCGCTGCCATAGAGAACCGATGATGCCCCCTTGATCACTTCCACCTGCTCGAGGTTCTCGATCGGCAGGAAGGACCAGTTGGGCCTGCCGATGTCGCCGCTGAGGATCGGGATATCGTCCACCAGCACCATCACGCGGCTGCCAGCGCCGTAGCTGAAGCCGCTGCCCGCGCGGATCTGCGGCTCTTCATCCACGATCACCACGCCGGGCACTTGATCCAGCGCCTGCTCCAGGCTCACTACGTTCTTGTTCAAGATGATATCTGGCCGCAGCACGCTGAGCGATTGGGTGACCTCGCCGATGCGCTGCTCGTAACGGCCGCCGCTGATCACCACCGTCTCGAGCTGGGCATTGCCGAGCGCGAGCTTGATGCTCAGGTCCCGCCGTTCGCCGGCGACCAGCGTGATGGCCTCGGTGCGCGTGGCGTAGCCCACAAAGCTGAAGGCGATGCGCGCCGCCCCGGCCGGGACCTGCAAGAGGTAAACGCCGTTCACATCGGTGGCCACGCCTTTTCCGGGAGCGTAGGTCACGTTCACGCCGATCAAGGCCTCGCCGGTGGAGGCATCGGTGACCTTGCCGGTGATCGTGGCGTCCTGGGCCATGGTGGGCACGGAAGCAGCGAGCGTGAGCGCAGCGAGTGTTTTTCGCATCATGCGTAGAGCGATCTTGGGGCCGCCGCGATCGACAGGAACCACGGCGGTCGGGCGAATGTAGAAGAAGGCTTGAATGCGCGGCCCGATCGCTGATGGACCACGCTGTCGGCGTCACGAACCGAATCCATGACCGATCAGGAACTCATACACCGCATAGCGCTCAGCATGCTCAAGGGAATAGGCCCGGTGAATGCGCGCAATCTCGTGGCCTATTGCGGCGGCGTGGATCCCATCTTCACGGACAAGAAGCTGAAGAACACCTTGGAGAAGGTGCCCGGCATCGGACCGAAGCTCATCGCCAGCATCACCGATAAGAAGGTGCTGCCCGCGGCG of Flavobacteriales bacterium contains these proteins:
- a CDS encoding TonB-dependent receptor plug domain-containing protein — encoded protein: MMRKTLAALTLAASVPTMAQDATITGKVTDASTGEALIGVNVTYAPGKGVATDVNGVYLLQVPAGAARIAFSFVGYATRTEAITLVAGERRDLSIKLALGNAQLETVVISGGRYEQRIGEVTQSLSVLRPDIILNKNVVSLEQALDQVPGVVIVDEEPQIRAGSGFSYGAGSRVMVLVDDIPILSGDIGRPNWSFLPIENLEQVEVIKGASSVLYGSAALSGVINVRTAYPRAEPRTRATLFSGVYDTPGHAPAKWWDQNNPGISGASFYHSQQFGQLDLVIGGMAFRTKAMWGQSRCPRTPSPQTRTASAPAATTTARASMPTCAGAARAGRDSPSA
- a CDS encoding flavodoxin-dependent (E)-4-hydroxy-3-methylbut-2-enyl-diphosphate synthase; the encoded protein is MNRASRPISDSYSETTHVVLPNDTYNAHGMAEQRRLFFGLMVQECPAPVIVERAYGDISNDALVLECSTDIDPLLIDGLVDGIFIADEKGGREDLVRRTAFGILQATRTSKTEYISCPSCGRTLFDLQETTAKTRARTSHLKGVKIGIMGSIVNGPGEMADADFGCVGTGNGVITLYRDKEVMKRNVPSAQAVDELIALIKEHRMWLDAGLDASL
- a CDS encoding CopD family protein, whose translation is MPEQAPVLLPLLKLLHLLALIAWFAAAFHLARLYNTHRAALKLWEPERGLLHARFTLLERRVLYGLAWPALILLVVFGVWQLVQMPALLKSPFMHLKLGLVALLVVYQLLIHRVQVRLQSASLNWSGPGLWLFGQGAWALLVALLATMVFRDRLSWTWGALGLLVLGAVIGYAVMKMRGSASTEQASGAKDQGSL
- the kdsB gene encoding 3-deoxy-manno-octulosonate cytidylyltransferase, yielding MRILGVVPARYASTRLPGKPLVDIGGTSMVMRVVEQARRSSSLDRVIVATDDARVLEHVAAQGGECVMTSSDHPSGTDRCFEALTIAGRDRYDAVVNIQGDEPFIVPQQIDELCLALRQAPSGIATLAQVVSDERDLDDPGEVLITTDVNMDALYFSRATIPFLRETGPGPRHARFRYLKHVGLYGFSAEVLEQLVKLAPSSLEKAEALEQLRWVENGYRVRIGLTEHPSFCVDTPADLEEARRRASDFQKD
- a CDS encoding SPOR domain-containing protein, whose protein sequence is MGLERDLHDLLFCHDCVIVPQWGGFLTHYRPARLDEARKLIHPPSKDLSFNRHLVRNDGLLADRLAKREGLAFDKATARIDAEVAEWRLALDRSGRLELPSIGIFYRDAEHNLQFDPDRRTNYLRDAYGLRPLAAVAVEPVRTKPAALPITKPQPAPEEIEDRKRPYLAWAAASAGILLIGAAAFWVVSNGPDGQAQWSGWAPWKSGPEPSYTAPAQAGFAPVNALAPFTLDTAGAGVREVVLDEESDVRMKVDWGRPVAALAAADTTHVALKPTTTDDSALRYHVVGGCFAQPENADKLLSELLSKGFPARRLRQRGQLHPVAIGSYASRDEAMAMLKAVRTNEGRSAWLLVR